TGTCCTAAGAAGGCTGGCTAAAAGACTCCGATCGAACCCTTCCCTTGATTCGCAGTTGTGGATGGAAGAGGGTGCCTGGTATAAGGTCAGAGGCTTGTGGGTTGTTGAAAAGGATGAGGCTCCTCTTTGTATTTGGCGCAGACCAAGTAGGGAGAGTGGGAGCATCCGGTTTTCCGAAATGTCATTTGCATCATGGCCGTAGGGTTCCCAGCATTTTGTTTGTTCCGATAGGCTGGAGACAGTACATGCCAACCAGGTTTTTTGAATACCTCATTCGAAAAACATATGGTTGGCTTTTTTTTTACCGAATCGGATTCATTGAGTTTAGATTTTGGTCTGAGAATAGCGCAGGATGAAGTCTTCTTATCCGAAACAGTTTATCGCTAACACCTTGGCCCTTTTTAGTGTCTGGCTTGTGTTATCGGGGAAGTACGACAATTTTCACCTCGTACTTGGATTCATGGCATCTTGTGGAGTGGCGTGGTTAAACACGGGATTCCCTCATTCTCCCTTCCATAATTTCCCATGGGCTCGTGTGGTTCTGTACAGCCCCTGGCTCTTTCTTCGTATTGTTGAGAGTAGTCTGCACTTGACGAAACTCATTCTCAATCCCTCATTACCCATTAGTCCCAGACTCATTACCTATCAGTCTCATTTAAAGCATAAGGGTGCCATTGTCCTGCTTGGAAATTCTGTGACCTTGACGCCTGGCACCATTACCGTTGAAGCCAACGGCAATACGCTTCTGGTGCATGCGATAGATGGGACAGCAGCAAAGGACCTCACGACAGGCCGGATGGAGCGTAAACTCGCCTGGGTCTTTCAGGAAGATACGAATCACTGATGCGTGATTTTTTTCTGTTTTTATTAATCACTTTGTCTTTTCTGATTCTCGTGTATCTATACCGGGTGATTCAGGGTCCCACCGTGTTTGATCGGGTATTAGGGTTAGCGGGAATTTCGACCAAAGCCATCATTCTGGGTGTTGTGATGGGAACAGT
The sequence above is a segment of the Nitrospira sp. MA-1 genome. Coding sequences within it:
- a CDS encoding Na+/H+ antiporter subunit E, giving the protein MKSSYPKQFIANTLALFSVWLVLSGKYDNFHLVLGFMASCGVAWLNTGFPHSPFHNFPWARVVLYSPWLFLRIVESSLHLTKLILNPSLPISPRLITYQSHLKHKGAIVLLGNSVTLTPGTITVEANGNTLLVHAIDGTAAKDLTTGRMERKLAWVFQEDTNH
- a CDS encoding monovalent cation/H+ antiporter complex subunit F — translated: MRDFFLFLLITLSFLILVYLYRVIQGPTVFDRVLGLAGISTKAIILGVVMGTVYDRVEMFVDISTGYALLNLVGAFAIAKFLEQRGTP